A window of the Pseudoalteromonas sp. A25 genome harbors these coding sequences:
- a CDS encoding bi-domain-containing oxidoreductase, with protein MKQVTQTLKTGLVEVNEVPVPTLSDKFVLVRNTASVISAGTEKTKIDMGKKSLLQKAKARPDLVKQVLKKVQTEGLKKTLQTVKSRLESPSPLGYSCAGNVISVGGLVEGIQPGDRVACGGADYANHAEYVAIPKNLVVKVPDNVSDEEAAFTTVGSIAMQGVRLADPKIGETFLVLGLGLLGQIAVQLLKANGCNVIATDLDPALVKQAESFGAVGAIQNVAGVCHSATAGHGVDGVLVCAGTSSNQPIELCGEVTREKGRVVVVGAVRMDIPREDYFKKEINVVISRSYGPGRYDPFYEENGNDYPLGYVRFTEQRNMQTFLELISQGRVDVKSLITHRFEIDQAAEAYQLIEGQKTEPYLGIVMQYDNSGAVESLQGRISTTSTPINKERLGLSFFGAGNYATASLLPPLVESKQVDLRGLVTASGRTAQGVAKQFGFQFCAGDFSEILGEDTDAVVVTTRHDSHAKAVVDALESGKHVYVEKPIALNIEQMQAIHKAKVSSSTQVMVGFNRRFAPSTLEVIKHFENITSPLVVNIRINSGMIPSDHWIQDIEVGGGRVIGEGCHFVDLAAALVNSNPKSVNCVGTGKADKSALLNDNVAIQLTFDNGSIANIIYTADGSKAMQKEFVEVFGGGKSAQINDFKEAVLYSGDDKKEVKKLMAQDKGQKSMLSAWLNGALSGTPCIDYECLMKTSMATILAVESLASGCSLSVDMGILENQSE; from the coding sequence CGAAGTGCCAGTACCTACTTTGTCAGACAAGTTTGTTTTAGTAAGAAATACTGCATCGGTAATAAGTGCTGGTACTGAAAAAACCAAAATAGATATGGGTAAGAAAAGTTTGCTTCAAAAAGCAAAAGCCCGTCCAGACCTTGTTAAGCAGGTTTTAAAAAAAGTACAAACTGAGGGGTTGAAAAAAACACTTCAAACAGTCAAATCTCGTTTAGAGTCCCCTTCACCTCTTGGTTATAGTTGTGCAGGTAATGTTATCTCTGTAGGTGGTTTAGTAGAGGGAATTCAACCCGGTGATCGTGTTGCTTGTGGTGGTGCTGATTATGCTAATCATGCTGAATATGTTGCTATTCCTAAAAACCTTGTTGTTAAAGTACCTGACAATGTGAGTGACGAAGAAGCAGCATTCACTACCGTGGGTTCAATCGCGATGCAGGGCGTACGCTTAGCAGATCCTAAAATAGGGGAAACCTTTTTAGTGCTAGGTTTAGGCCTATTAGGACAAATAGCCGTCCAACTACTTAAAGCCAACGGCTGTAATGTTATTGCTACAGACTTAGATCCCGCGTTGGTAAAGCAGGCCGAAAGCTTTGGTGCAGTTGGGGCGATACAAAATGTTGCTGGAGTATGCCATAGCGCAACTGCCGGACATGGTGTAGATGGCGTGCTGGTTTGTGCTGGTACATCAAGCAATCAGCCAATTGAGCTGTGTGGTGAGGTGACTCGCGAAAAAGGACGTGTAGTGGTCGTTGGTGCGGTACGCATGGATATACCAAGAGAAGATTACTTCAAAAAAGAAATTAATGTTGTGATTTCTCGTTCTTATGGGCCAGGTCGCTATGACCCTTTTTATGAAGAAAATGGTAACGATTACCCATTAGGCTATGTGCGCTTTACTGAGCAGCGTAATATGCAAACGTTTCTTGAGCTGATTTCACAGGGGCGTGTAGATGTAAAGTCACTAATTACACACCGATTTGAAATAGACCAGGCAGCTGAGGCTTATCAGCTTATTGAAGGGCAAAAAACAGAGCCTTATCTCGGTATTGTTATGCAGTATGATAACTCGGGAGCTGTAGAATCACTTCAAGGTCGCATCTCTACAACAAGTACGCCCATTAATAAAGAACGATTAGGGTTATCATTTTTTGGCGCAGGGAATTACGCAACAGCAAGTTTGTTACCGCCGTTAGTAGAGAGTAAGCAGGTCGATTTAAGAGGACTTGTAACTGCCAGTGGTAGAACAGCACAAGGTGTAGCTAAACAGTTCGGTTTTCAGTTTTGCGCAGGTGATTTTAGTGAAATTCTAGGTGAAGACACTGATGCAGTTGTTGTTACTACACGTCATGATTCCCATGCAAAAGCAGTCGTTGACGCCCTCGAATCGGGCAAGCATGTGTATGTTGAAAAACCGATAGCGCTTAATATCGAACAAATGCAAGCGATCCATAAAGCTAAAGTGAGTTCTAGCACACAAGTTATGGTTGGCTTTAATCGTCGTTTTGCGCCATCAACACTTGAAGTTATTAAGCATTTTGAAAATATCACGTCGCCTTTAGTCGTAAATATTCGCATTAATTCTGGCATGATCCCATCAGATCATTGGATACAAGATATTGAAGTAGGTGGGGGCCGAGTTATTGGTGAAGGCTGCCACTTTGTAGATCTTGCCGCAGCACTTGTTAACAGTAATCCAAAATCAGTTAATTGTGTTGGAACAGGGAAAGCGGATAAATCAGCACTACTTAATGATAACGTAGCTATCCAACTTACTTTTGATAATGGGTCTATTGCTAATATTATTTATACGGCAGATGGCTCGAAAGCGATGCAAAAAGAGTTTGTTGAAGTGTTTGGTGGCGGAAAAAGCGCTCAAATCAATGACTTTAAAGAAGCTGTCTTGTATTCAGGCGATGATAAAAAAGAAGTGAAAAAGTTAATGGCCCAAGATAAAGGTCAAAAATCAATGCTTTCAGCTTGGTTAAATGGAGCGCTTTCAGGAACGCCGTGTATTGACTATGAGTGTTTAATGAAAACAAGCATGGCGACAATCCTGGCTGTTGAGTCTTTAGCTTCTGGTTGTTCATTGAGTGTTGATATGGGAATTCTGGAGAATCAAAGTGAATAG
- a CDS encoding WecB/TagA/CpsF family glycosyltransferase, with the protein MDSATMEQSVGAIKQRILANQFTQHVVVNVAKLVNMRKDKTLADSVRHCDIINIDGMGVVWGARLLGHDVPERVAGVDLFHNLNAMAEKEGLSVFYLGAKQEVVDETAWKMRKTHPDLKIAGVHHGYFWDDEEAVVNLIKKSGAQLLFVAITSPKKENFINKWQDKLGVKFVMGVGGTFDVVAGKVKRAPVWMQKAGLEWLYRVLQEPGRMWKRYLVTNSQFAWLLVREKLKR; encoded by the coding sequence ATGGACTCTGCTACTATGGAGCAATCAGTTGGCGCTATCAAGCAGCGCATTTTAGCGAATCAATTTACACAGCATGTCGTGGTCAATGTGGCTAAATTAGTAAATATGCGCAAAGACAAAACACTCGCTGATAGTGTTAGACATTGCGATATTATTAATATCGATGGCATGGGAGTAGTATGGGGAGCCCGCTTGTTGGGGCATGATGTACCTGAGCGTGTTGCTGGTGTAGATTTATTTCATAATTTAAATGCGATGGCTGAAAAAGAAGGTTTATCTGTTTTTTACCTTGGTGCAAAGCAAGAGGTTGTTGATGAGACTGCGTGGAAAATGCGCAAAACCCATCCTGATTTGAAAATAGCGGGTGTTCATCATGGTTATTTCTGGGATGATGAAGAGGCTGTAGTAAATCTAATAAAGAAATCTGGTGCTCAATTGCTTTTTGTTGCTATTACTTCTCCTAAAAAAGAAAATTTCATTAACAAATGGCAAGACAAGCTAGGGGTTAAGTTTGTGATGGGAGTGGGGGGCACTTTTGATGTTGTTGCAGGTAAAGTCAAAAGAGCGCCCGTGTGGATGCAAAAAGCCGGGCTTGAATGGCTGTACAGGGTACTACAAGAACCTGGCAGGATGTGGAAACGCTACTTAGTGACAAATAGTCAATTTGCATGGTTGCTGGTCAGAGAAAAGCTAAAACGCTAA
- a CDS encoding mannose-1-phosphate guanylyltransferase/mannose-6-phosphate isomerase — protein sequence MFIPIILAGGVGSRLWPISREKYPKQFHSFGKSPYTMLQQTLQRLQGLEQQAPLLICNEEHRFIAAEQLRQIQINDGKIILEPVGRNTAPAIALAAFKAIENGEDPILLVLAADHVIRDTTAFQQAVEKAAVLANDDHLVTFGIVPTHAETGYGYIQRGDATTEQGYKVARFVEKPDATTAQQYLDSGDFYWNSGMFMFKASRYLEELKRFQPQIYQACELALGEQTPDLDFIRIDKQEFEACPDDSIDYAVMEKTEHAVVVPLDAGWSDVGGFAALWDVSEQDDNGNAFRGDVKAVDTKNTLVSSEDKLVATVGVEDLVIINTKDAVLVAHKDKSQQVKAIVNELKAEQRPEVTFHREVYRPWGKYDSIDNGERFQVKRITVKPGAKLSVQMHHHRAEHWIVVSGTAKVLIGDTEQYVTENESVYIPITQVHALENPGKVNLELIEVQSGSYLGEDDIVRFEDKYGRA from the coding sequence GTGTTTATTCCTATAATTTTAGCGGGTGGGGTAGGCAGTCGTTTGTGGCCAATTTCTCGCGAAAAGTATCCCAAACAATTTCATAGTTTTGGAAAAAGTCCATACACCATGTTGCAACAAACGTTACAACGTTTGCAGGGGCTTGAGCAACAAGCCCCTTTGCTTATTTGTAATGAAGAACATCGTTTTATTGCCGCTGAGCAATTACGCCAGATCCAGATCAATGATGGCAAGATTATTTTAGAGCCAGTGGGTAGAAACACGGCTCCTGCCATTGCGCTTGCAGCTTTTAAAGCAATCGAAAATGGCGAAGACCCAATTTTGTTGGTGCTTGCGGCAGACCATGTGATTAGAGACACAACAGCATTTCAACAAGCGGTTGAAAAAGCGGCTGTTTTAGCTAATGATGATCATTTGGTGACATTTGGCATAGTGCCAACGCATGCTGAAACGGGTTATGGTTATATTCAACGCGGTGATGCAACAACAGAGCAAGGATACAAAGTAGCGCGCTTTGTGGAAAAGCCCGATGCAACGACTGCACAACAATATCTAGATAGCGGCGACTTTTACTGGAATAGCGGCATGTTTATGTTTAAAGCAAGTCGCTATTTAGAAGAATTGAAACGTTTTCAGCCTCAAATATATCAAGCCTGTGAGCTTGCTCTTGGTGAGCAAACGCCTGACTTAGACTTTATTCGTATTGATAAACAAGAGTTTGAAGCCTGCCCTGATGATTCCATTGATTATGCGGTGATGGAAAAAACCGAACATGCGGTTGTTGTGCCGTTGGATGCAGGTTGGAGTGATGTTGGCGGTTTTGCAGCACTTTGGGATGTATCTGAGCAAGATGACAACGGTAATGCGTTTCGTGGTGATGTAAAGGCTGTTGATACTAAAAATACCCTAGTTTCTAGCGAAGATAAGCTTGTGGCTACTGTCGGTGTGGAAGACTTAGTGATCATCAATACCAAAGATGCGGTGTTGGTTGCGCATAAAGATAAGTCACAGCAAGTAAAAGCAATTGTAAATGAGCTAAAGGCAGAGCAACGACCTGAAGTGACTTTCCATCGCGAAGTATATCGCCCTTGGGGCAAGTATGATTCGATAGACAATGGCGAGCGTTTTCAGGTTAAGCGCATTACGGTAAAACCGGGCGCTAAGCTCTCAGTGCAAATGCATCACCACAGAGCTGAGCATTGGATTGTGGTTTCAGGCACTGCAAAAGTACTCATTGGTGATACTGAGCAGTATGTCACTGAAAATGAGTCAGTATATATTCCAATTACTCAAGTACATGCGCTAGAAAACCCAGGTAAAGTCAACTTAGAACTCATTGAAGTGCAATCTGGTTCTTACCTAGGTGAAGACGATATCGTACGTTTTGAAGATAAATATGGACGAGCTTAA
- a CDS encoding aspartate-semialdehyde dehydrogenase, translating into MNRNSSITDIRQSLLSASKADGYAGYDPFDGLNSKLFSLFPFLKKSIFGLAWIQLFKRSPLNLRGFLGVPKKRNPKGIGLFILGMLEEYKQTKNKQLLDECITLADWLVSQQCNTQTWQHTCWGYHFDWKARAFFVPKGKPNVITTIYVAQALFALSKALGELEKDKAKFYRGTAFDAAHFIVKTLYTEDEGRTFFAYIPGEKAFVHNASLWAAAWVAVVAEQTDNREYKEIALKVARQSVSEQNSDGSWVYGARHHHQFIDGFHTGYNLEALTLIKQSLNTSEFDKAIEVGFKYYKDNFFESDGTAKYYNDNRYPLDPHSVSQAIITLLKLSDSKADYELAEKVALWSIDKLYMADKKQFVYQITKTGTNKINYMRWTQAWMYYALSYYLNNSAMNNETN; encoded by the coding sequence GTGAATAGGAATTCTTCTATCACTGATATTAGGCAATCGCTGCTGTCGGCATCCAAAGCCGATGGCTATGCAGGCTATGATCCTTTTGATGGTTTGAATAGCAAGCTATTTAGCCTGTTCCCCTTCCTTAAAAAAAGCATATTTGGCCTTGCGTGGATCCAGTTATTTAAACGTTCCCCCCTCAACTTGAGAGGTTTTCTAGGAGTACCCAAAAAGCGAAACCCTAAAGGGATCGGGCTATTTATTTTGGGGATGCTCGAAGAGTATAAGCAAACTAAAAACAAACAATTACTTGATGAATGTATAACGCTTGCTGATTGGCTCGTATCACAACAATGTAACACACAAACATGGCAACATACTTGCTGGGGTTATCACTTTGACTGGAAAGCTAGAGCGTTTTTTGTGCCAAAGGGTAAGCCAAATGTTATAACCACCATTTATGTGGCGCAGGCATTGTTTGCCTTATCTAAAGCGTTAGGCGAATTAGAAAAAGATAAAGCGAAATTTTATCGAGGAACAGCATTTGATGCAGCACACTTTATCGTGAAGACGCTTTATACAGAGGACGAAGGTCGTACATTCTTCGCTTATATTCCCGGAGAAAAAGCCTTTGTACACAATGCCAGCTTATGGGCTGCAGCATGGGTGGCTGTCGTTGCTGAGCAAACAGACAATAGAGAATATAAGGAAATTGCATTAAAAGTAGCGAGGCAGTCGGTCTCGGAGCAAAATAGTGATGGTTCATGGGTGTATGGGGCTCGGCATCATCATCAATTTATTGATGGTTTTCACACGGGTTATAATTTAGAAGCCCTTACACTTATTAAACAGTCATTGAATACAAGCGAATTCGATAAAGCGATTGAAGTTGGTTTTAAATACTATAAAGATAACTTTTTTGAAAGCGATGGAACCGCAAAGTACTATAACGATAATCGCTACCCCCTAGATCCACATTCGGTATCACAAGCCATTATTACCTTGCTAAAACTTAGCGATAGCAAAGCTGATTATGAGTTAGCCGAAAAAGTTGCACTTTGGTCAATTGACAAGCTATATATGGCGGATAAAAAGCAGTTTGTTTATCAGATTACAAAGACTGGAACAAACAAAATTAATTATATGCGTTGGACCCAAGCCTGGATGTATTACGCACTCTCTTATTATCTTAATAATTCAGCGATGAACAATGAAACGAATTAA